From Halobacteriovorax sp. HLS, the proteins below share one genomic window:
- the hpf gene encoding ribosome hibernation-promoting factor, HPF/YfiA family: MKVTISFLHLEHTQALDERIHEKSAKLEKFIDGEIKLKWSCFVKDGQHYAEVDLNGPMFHYHATGHTDSLYKTIDVVVDKLEKQLSKRKGKWKNNKQRKAGKDIEVYDPEMAWGEYDEDYVA; this comes from the coding sequence ATGAAAGTGACTATCTCATTTCTTCACCTAGAGCATACTCAAGCGCTAGATGAAAGAATTCATGAAAAATCAGCTAAACTTGAAAAGTTTATTGATGGAGAAATTAAGCTAAAGTGGAGCTGTTTTGTAAAAGATGGACAACACTATGCTGAAGTCGATCTCAATGGGCCAATGTTTCACTATCACGCCACAGGGCACACAGATAGTCTCTATAAAACTATTGATGTAGTTGTAGATAAGCTTGAAAAACAGCTTTCTAAGAGAAAAGGTAAGTGGAAGAATAATAAGCAAAGAAAGGCCGGTAAAGATATTGAAGTCTATGATCCAGAAATGGCATGGGGTGAATACGACGAAGATTACGTAGCTTAA
- the clpS gene encoding ATP-dependent Clp protease adapter ClpS has protein sequence MIEQLLLENLDEFNMRPIFNSGEDEENDGELATIKKIKVKKPKKYKVLIHNDDYTTMEFVVYVLQKIFHKNMDEAQAIMLKVHKEGVGVCGVYSFEIAESKSSKVLREAKENGHPLKCSIEPES, from the coding sequence ATGATTGAACAACTTCTATTGGAAAACCTTGACGAATTTAATATGAGACCCATCTTTAATTCAGGTGAGGATGAAGAAAATGATGGTGAATTGGCCACAATTAAGAAAATTAAGGTCAAAAAACCAAAAAAATACAAAGTTCTCATTCATAACGATGATTACACAACAATGGAGTTTGTCGTTTATGTACTTCAGAAAATTTTTCACAAGAATATGGATGAAGCTCAGGCGATAATGTTGAAGGTTCATAAAGAGGGTGTAGGTGTTTGTGGAGTCTATAGTTTTGAAATCGCTGAAAGTAAATCTTCCAAAGTCTTAAGAGAGGCCAAGGAAAATGGACATCCATTGAAATGCTCAATAGAGCCAGAGTCATAA
- a CDS encoding TerB family tellurite resistance protein — translation MNFWDIFTTKEEKSNISNLKQKINDNFPQLEENAKILLASLSGLCARVAYVDFDICPKEAKQIKNSVLKWMDFSEQEAQFVADLAINEVKELAGLDNRSYCTALNDILDNEKKLHVLETLFQISAADGNVEQLESEEIRIICTGLLLEHKHFISARATVANSIGALKKS, via the coding sequence ATGAATTTTTGGGACATATTTACTACAAAAGAAGAGAAATCTAATATTTCTAATCTAAAACAAAAGATTAATGACAATTTTCCTCAATTAGAGGAGAACGCAAAAATCTTACTTGCTAGTCTTTCTGGCCTGTGTGCAAGAGTAGCATATGTTGACTTCGATATCTGTCCAAAAGAAGCGAAACAAATTAAAAACTCTGTTCTAAAATGGATGGATTTCTCAGAACAGGAGGCCCAATTCGTAGCGGACTTAGCAATAAATGAAGTCAAAGAACTCGCTGGCCTAGATAATAGAAGCTACTGTACAGCACTAAACGATATTTTAGATAATGAAAAAAAACTTCATGTCTTAGAGACTCTTTTTCAAATTTCAGCAGCAGATGGAAATGTTGAACAATTAGAAAGTGAAGAAATCCGTATTATTTGCACAGGTCTATTACTTGAGCATAAACATTTCATATCTGCGAGAGCAACAGTTGCAAACTCAATTGGCGCCTTAAAGAAAAGTTAA
- the rpoN gene encoding RNA polymerase factor sigma-54: MAVKLSQSLKQSQNLMMTPQLQQAIKLLTLTHLEMTSVIAEEMVENPMLEEFGNGNETPDKKSEEDYKVEALESQGAEAKSENFDESPVISKDEDFDWQKYVETYNNSSSTPSMVGPASGDDTPNYENIISKGDSLADHLEWQLRMEDLTEEEFKLGREIIHNINDDGYLSLSYDEVIATSDLDRDHAFDVLEMVQRFDPVGCGAANLTDCLLAQARIAEERSPLLEKIICNHLPDLHKKDYSKICKETGVSEEVIRETSKLLHQFHPKPGRLISGQETHYIAPDIYVVNVGGEFVVQVNDEGIPRLRISKLYQQLLTSKGSEKTEASEYVLDKLKSAKWLLKSIQTRQQTIYKVSKAIVRQQQEFFKKGPKYLKPMVLKDVANEIGMHESTVSRVTTSKYMHTPIGLFELKYFFNTGIGGKDGGVDISSEVLKLKIKELVENEQPKKPLSDQKIADLLSRDDVKVARRTVAKYREILGIDSSSKRKVKS, encoded by the coding sequence ATGGCCGTTAAACTGTCACAAAGTTTAAAACAATCTCAGAATTTAATGATGACCCCGCAATTACAGCAGGCCATCAAGCTACTAACTCTGACTCATTTAGAAATGACCAGTGTGATTGCTGAAGAGATGGTTGAGAACCCAATGCTCGAAGAGTTTGGCAATGGTAATGAAACACCTGACAAGAAATCAGAAGAAGATTATAAAGTTGAAGCCCTTGAATCCCAAGGAGCTGAAGCCAAGAGTGAGAACTTTGATGAAAGTCCAGTTATATCAAAAGATGAAGACTTTGATTGGCAGAAATATGTTGAAACATATAATAACTCCTCATCAACACCTTCAATGGTTGGACCCGCTTCAGGGGATGATACGCCAAATTATGAAAATATCATTTCTAAAGGAGACTCACTTGCAGATCACCTAGAATGGCAATTGAGAATGGAAGACCTTACTGAAGAAGAATTTAAATTAGGTCGAGAAATTATTCATAATATTAATGACGATGGATATTTAAGCTTATCGTATGATGAGGTAATTGCAACTAGTGATTTAGATCGTGACCATGCATTTGATGTATTAGAAATGGTTCAACGATTTGATCCTGTTGGATGTGGGGCTGCAAACTTAACTGACTGTCTTCTTGCACAAGCTAGAATCGCAGAAGAGAGGTCTCCACTTCTTGAAAAGATAATCTGTAATCACTTACCGGATTTACATAAGAAGGATTATTCAAAGATTTGTAAAGAAACTGGAGTTTCAGAGGAAGTTATTCGTGAAACAAGTAAGTTGTTACACCAATTTCATCCAAAGCCAGGACGTTTAATTTCGGGTCAAGAAACACACTATATTGCTCCTGATATTTATGTTGTAAATGTTGGAGGAGAGTTTGTTGTTCAGGTGAATGATGAAGGTATCCCAAGATTAAGAATCTCGAAACTTTATCAACAACTTCTTACTTCAAAAGGAAGTGAGAAAACTGAAGCAAGTGAATATGTTCTTGATAAACTGAAGTCTGCAAAGTGGTTGTTAAAGTCTATTCAAACAAGACAACAGACTATTTATAAGGTTTCTAAAGCTATTGTGAGACAACAACAAGAGTTCTTCAAAAAAGGTCCGAAATATTTAAAGCCAATGGTTTTAAAAGATGTTGCTAATGAAATTGGAATGCATGAATCAACTGTCTCAAGAGTAACAACAAGCAAGTATATGCACACACCAATTGGTCTTTTTGAATTGAAGTACTTCTTTAATACAGGAATTGGTGGAAAAGATGGTGGAGTCGATATTTCAAGTGAAGTTCTTAAGCTAAAAATTAAAGAGTTAGTTGAGAATGAGCAACCTAAAAAGCCACTCTCTGATCAAAAAATTGCTGACCTTTTAAGTCGTGACGACGTTAAGGTTGCTAGAAGAACAGTGGCCAAGTACCGTGAAATATTAGGAATTGATTCTTCTTCGAAAAGAAAGGTCAAATCTTAA
- the lptC gene encoding LPS export ABC transporter periplasmic protein LptC encodes MNSLKKSFIVYSFLAVLGGIILWAETIEWKRSSALKNESTKKQNSYDQESYFQEASFYRVEKGSATLHLDADEMTINSSTQKSLFVNPRGVAFTNDARPVQYKAQEGFLIQGEQKVIFEGEVEFDLNKSKLQANEVTYYMNKDEIFSRGDVFTESVSQVKGKPPERIKVWSDSSYSYPERNISRYIGNVRGTIRRNKVYEESIHFKSEKVEVDLNTLKIDLTDSVEIKKQQLTAQSLRGEIFLENYNKKLKYFVLYDDVKVVEKVELEKDGRVSSFMRRAFGEKLEGIMSDNKIIITGYPKVFQQSDVITGNKIVLRENNEVVEVDDANTNFIIR; translated from the coding sequence TTGAATAGTCTAAAGAAGTCATTTATTGTTTATAGCTTTCTCGCAGTCTTGGGGGGAATCATTTTATGGGCCGAAACCATAGAATGGAAAAGAAGTAGTGCTCTTAAGAACGAGAGTACTAAGAAGCAAAATAGCTATGATCAAGAGTCATATTTCCAAGAAGCTTCTTTCTATAGAGTTGAGAAAGGCTCAGCTACCTTACATCTTGATGCTGATGAGATGACTATTAATTCATCTACCCAAAAGTCTCTTTTCGTAAATCCTAGAGGAGTAGCATTTACTAATGATGCGAGACCAGTTCAATACAAGGCCCAGGAGGGTTTTCTTATTCAAGGAGAGCAGAAAGTTATCTTTGAAGGAGAAGTAGAGTTTGATCTAAATAAGAGTAAACTACAGGCCAATGAAGTGACTTATTATATGAACAAAGATGAGATTTTTTCTCGTGGTGATGTTTTTACTGAGAGTGTCTCTCAGGTAAAAGGAAAACCTCCTGAGAGAATTAAGGTTTGGTCGGACAGTTCTTACTCATACCCCGAGAGAAATATTTCTAGGTACATAGGAAATGTTAGAGGAACTATCCGTAGAAATAAGGTCTACGAAGAGAGTATCCACTTTAAATCAGAAAAGGTTGAAGTTGATCTAAATACCTTAAAGATAGATCTAACTGATAGTGTAGAGATTAAAAAACAACAACTTACGGCACAATCCCTTCGTGGAGAAATATTTCTAGAAAACTATAACAAAAAGCTCAAGTATTTTGTTCTTTATGACGATGTGAAGGTTGTAGAGAAAGTAGAGCTTGAAAAGGATGGTCGTGTTTCCTCCTTTATGAGACGAGCTTTTGGCGAGAAACTTGAGGGTATCATGAGTGATAATAAGATTATTATCACTGGGTACCCTAAGGTTTTTCAACAAAGTGATGTGATTACTGGAAATAAAATTGTACTTCGAGAAAATAACGAAGTGGTTGAAGTTGATGATGCCAATACAAACTTTATTATAAGGTAA
- the lptB gene encoding LPS export ABC transporter ATP-binding protein: MEQKSFLEAKNLKKTYSGRTVVKDVSVRVEQGEIVGLLGPNGAGKTTSFYMIVGLVKADEGDIQLSGIDLTEFPIHIRALKGVGYLPQEASVFRDLTVQENIYAVLENRKLPRVKRHNLLESLIEDFGLGHIRKSLGSSLSGGERRRVEIARALALEPRFILLDEPFAGVDPLAVSDIQNVIRSLKNRNIGVLITDHNVRETLGIVDRAYIMNSGELLVSGTPDEIVNNERARKFYLGEEFKM, from the coding sequence ATGGAACAGAAGAGCTTTTTAGAAGCTAAGAATTTGAAGAAAACTTACTCGGGACGAACAGTTGTAAAAGACGTAAGCGTCAGAGTAGAGCAAGGTGAAATCGTAGGACTATTAGGTCCAAACGGTGCAGGAAAGACAACTTCATTTTACATGATTGTTGGACTTGTAAAGGCCGATGAAGGGGACATTCAGTTATCAGGCATAGATTTAACTGAGTTTCCAATTCATATAAGAGCGCTGAAGGGAGTTGGTTACTTACCTCAAGAAGCGTCAGTATTTAGAGATTTAACAGTACAAGAGAATATCTATGCTGTTTTAGAAAATAGAAAACTTCCTCGAGTAAAGAGACATAACTTACTCGAGTCCTTGATAGAAGACTTCGGTCTAGGGCATATAAGAAAGTCCTTAGGTTCATCTTTATCGGGGGGAGAAAGAAGAAGAGTGGAAATTGCGAGAGCACTTGCACTAGAGCCAAGGTTTATTCTTTTAGATGAACCATTTGCAGGAGTAGATCCTTTGGCCGTTAGTGATATACAAAATGTGATTCGTAGTTTGAAAAATAGAAATATAGGTGTCTTAATAACAGACCATAACGTGAGGGAAACCTTAGGTATTGTTGATAGGGCCTATATTATGAATAGTGGTGAACTTCTAGTTAGTGGAACACCCGATGAAATTGTCAATAATGAAAGAGCAAGGAAGTTCTATTTAGGAGAAGAGTTCAAAATGTAA
- the clpA gene encoding ATP-dependent Clp protease ATP-binding subunit ClpA codes for MSKKLEVIINQAIRLANEFRHEYLTLESVLLSMLDDDQVLEVLHDCGANVDEIKQQLEQFIHDNENFSILSEGEVQDLSEQQFVDEELRKLAGDNGIIYQPEISVALQRVIQRAAIHVQSSGKRHIRGINILVAMFQEKESFALYTILNQGIERFDVVKHIAHGPDEPLTSEEEGEFAPLDSESEESHDIKKNQKSKGLEEFCINLNTLAKQNKIDPIIGREDELNRIVEILCRRRKNNPLLTGDAGVGKTAIAEGLAWSIEQGSVPEVLLNTTIFSLDMAALLAGAKFRGDFEQRLKNVLKDIEAMEDRGEKTIVFIDEIHTVMGAGATNGGSMDASNLLKPALSSGRVRCIGSTTQDEYRKFIEKDHAFSRRFQKIDVDEPSLEDTYKILKGLKFKFEEHHGVKFSNAVLRSAVELSNKFINDRKNPDKSIDVIDEAGASVHLLPANKRKANITKRDIELIVAKLAKIPRISVSGDDKDRLKNLKSNLHMSIYGQDEAVDRVADAIILSRSGLGHEDKPMASFLFAGPTGVGKTELAKQLAENLGSHLQRIDMSEYMEKHSVAKLIGAPPGYVGHDNGGILTDAIKKNPHCILLLDEIEKAHPDVYNILLQVMDHGALTDSQGRTTDFKNTVIIMTTNAGAKQMEAGKIGLGGSSLDGNTTKRDQALKNFFSPEFRNRLDGIIQFNKLGTEFILRIVEKFLLDLENRLAAKNVELIVSEKTKEWLAKTGYDPKMGARPIGRIIDQQIKKPLSNEVLFGKLEKGGKVTVEINSSEELIFIYS; via the coding sequence ATGTCAAAGAAATTAGAAGTAATAATTAATCAAGCAATCCGCTTAGCAAATGAGTTTAGACATGAGTACTTAACTCTAGAAAGCGTTTTGCTATCTATGCTCGATGATGATCAGGTATTAGAGGTTTTGCATGATTGTGGTGCCAATGTTGATGAAATTAAGCAACAACTTGAGCAGTTTATTCATGATAATGAAAATTTTAGCATCTTAAGTGAAGGTGAAGTCCAAGATCTAAGTGAACAGCAATTCGTTGATGAAGAGCTTAGAAAACTCGCTGGTGATAATGGAATTATATATCAACCAGAAATTTCTGTTGCGCTTCAACGTGTAATTCAAAGGGCCGCTATCCATGTCCAGTCATCTGGTAAAAGACATATTAGAGGAATTAATATTCTTGTTGCAATGTTTCAGGAAAAAGAGTCATTTGCTCTATACACAATATTGAATCAAGGAATTGAAAGATTTGATGTTGTTAAACATATTGCTCATGGTCCAGATGAGCCTCTGACAAGTGAAGAAGAAGGAGAATTTGCTCCTCTAGATAGTGAGTCCGAAGAATCTCATGATATAAAGAAGAATCAAAAATCTAAAGGTCTAGAAGAGTTTTGTATTAATCTAAATACCCTTGCAAAGCAAAACAAAATTGATCCAATTATTGGTCGCGAAGATGAGCTTAATCGTATTGTAGAAATTCTTTGTCGTCGCAGAAAAAATAATCCATTGCTAACAGGAGATGCCGGTGTAGGAAAAACTGCTATTGCAGAAGGACTTGCTTGGTCTATCGAGCAAGGCAGTGTTCCAGAAGTCTTGCTAAATACGACTATTTTTAGCTTAGATATGGCAGCACTTTTAGCTGGAGCAAAGTTTAGAGGTGACTTTGAACAAAGACTGAAAAATGTACTTAAAGATATTGAAGCTATGGAAGATAGAGGAGAGAAGACTATTGTCTTTATAGATGAAATCCATACTGTAATGGGAGCAGGTGCCACGAATGGTGGTTCGATGGATGCATCAAATTTACTAAAACCTGCGCTATCTTCTGGAAGAGTTCGTTGTATAGGTTCTACAACTCAAGATGAATATCGAAAGTTTATTGAAAAAGATCATGCGTTTAGCAGAAGGTTTCAAAAAATTGACGTTGATGAGCCAAGTTTAGAAGATACTTATAAAATTTTAAAGGGATTGAAGTTTAAATTTGAGGAACACCACGGAGTTAAGTTCTCTAATGCTGTTTTACGATCGGCGGTAGAGCTATCGAATAAGTTTATAAATGATAGGAAGAATCCAGATAAATCTATAGATGTTATAGATGAAGCTGGGGCCAGTGTTCACTTATTACCAGCAAATAAGAGAAAAGCTAATATAACAAAGCGAGATATAGAGCTGATAGTTGCTAAACTTGCAAAAATACCACGCATTAGTGTCAGCGGAGATGACAAGGATAGATTAAAGAATCTTAAGTCTAATCTTCATATGTCTATTTATGGACAAGATGAGGCGGTTGATAGAGTTGCTGATGCGATTATATTATCAAGATCTGGGCTTGGTCATGAAGATAAACCTATGGCGAGTTTTCTATTTGCAGGACCAACTGGAGTTGGAAAGACTGAGCTGGCCAAGCAATTAGCAGAAAATCTTGGTAGCCACTTACAAAGAATTGATATGTCTGAATATATGGAAAAGCATTCGGTTGCTAAGCTGATCGGTGCTCCTCCTGGATATGTGGGTCATGATAATGGAGGTATCTTAACAGATGCTATTAAAAAGAATCCTCATTGTATCCTTCTTTTAGATGAAATTGAGAAAGCACATCCAGATGTATATAATATTCTGTTACAAGTGATGGATCATGGGGCCCTCACAGACTCTCAGGGGCGTACTACAGACTTTAAGAATACAGTCATCATAATGACAACAAATGCGGGTGCAAAGCAAATGGAGGCCGGTAAAATAGGTCTAGGAGGAAGTTCTCTAGATGGTAACACTACGAAACGTGATCAAGCTCTTAAGAACTTCTTTAGTCCTGAGTTTCGTAACCGCTTAGATGGAATAATTCAATTTAATAAGCTTGGAACTGAGTTCATTCTAAGAATTGTAGAAAAGTTTTTATTAGATTTAGAAAATAGGCTTGCTGCGAAGAACGTTGAGCTTATTGTTAGTGAAAAAACGAAAGAATGGTTAGCAAAAACTGGGTATGATCCAAAAATGGGAGCTCGACCAATTGGCCGAATCATCGATCAACAAATCAAGAAGCCACTTTCTAATGAAGTGCTTTTTGGAAAACTAGAAAAGGGTGGAAAGGTAACAGTAGAGATAAATTCATCAGAAGAATTGATCTTTATATACTCTTAA
- a CDS encoding cache domain-containing protein has protein sequence MNALLLSLTILLSSNAFAQRAKKMELVTFVKEATEFAKNEGKEKSCAEFTDGSKFKRGEFYIFAYDYKGTVLCHGGKKALVGKNLINLKDKKGNLLIQELIKKAQLGSGNYKYYWEHPESKEVKLKLGYVESIDKTWWIGSGIYYEEKN, from the coding sequence ATGAATGCATTGCTATTGAGCTTAACTATCTTACTTTCATCTAACGCATTTGCTCAAAGAGCAAAGAAAATGGAACTGGTTACATTTGTTAAAGAAGCAACAGAGTTTGCCAAAAATGAAGGTAAGGAAAAATCCTGCGCAGAATTTACCGATGGATCAAAGTTTAAGAGGGGTGAATTTTATATTTTTGCATATGATTATAAGGGTACTGTTCTCTGTCATGGTGGTAAAAAGGCCCTGGTTGGCAAGAACCTTATAAATCTAAAAGATAAAAAAGGTAATTTACTCATTCAAGAGCTGATAAAAAAAGCGCAATTAGGCTCTGGAAACTATAAGTATTATTGGGAACATCCAGAATCCAAAGAAGTTAAGCTCAAACTGGGATATGTCGAGTCTATTGATAAGACTTGGTGGATCGGATCTGGCATATATTACGAAGAAAAGAACTAG